The region TGTTTCTGGAGCGGGTCATCGCAACACTGAAGCTCAGGGATGCGGTGGTTCGCCGGGAACGCATCGACAAGCCGGAAGACCTGCTCCGCCATGCGCCCATCGGAACCATCACGATGCGCGCCGTCAACGCGGCGGAGACGCTTCTCCGGGGAGCGGAGGCGAGCCTGGCGCCGGCGGGAGCCCTGATGATCTTCGCGGGCGCGGACGTCGCGGCAGAGCTCCGGAGGGGCCTCCCCCGGATGCTGGAGCTGAACGAAGAGGTGATGCTCCCCGACAGCCAGACGACGCGGCTGCTGGTTTTCCGGAGAGTCTGAAGGACGCCCCCCGATGTTTCACGTGAAACAATCGTGAACACCGCCACCCGCCGGCGGTCCTGTGGTAGTCTGGCGCGCCCGAACACGATCACACCATGCCGATGGCGAAGCGTGTCCGGGCGGAGACGATAGGTACCATTCCTTCGACGGGCTGCCACCTCGAGAGAGCCATTCCACGTGTCGAGAACGATTGCCATCGCGAACCAGAAGGGCGGCGTCGGAAAGACGACCACCGCGATCAACCTCGGAGCCGCACTCGCGGTGGCGGAACGGCGCGTCCTGGTCGTGGACGCCGATCCCCAGAGCAACACCACCAGGGGTCTCGGGGTCGGGCCGGATCCCGATCGACCCTCGACGTACGACACCCTCATGGACGGTGACACCCCGATCCAGGGAATCCTTCACACGGAGATCCCGCGCCTCGATCTCCTTCCCGCGGAGCGGGACCTCCTCGGCGCCGAGATCGAGCTCGTCCCCGCGACGGACCGCGAGCAGCGGCTCAGGCGAGCCCTCAACGGCGTCAAGGAGAACTACGACTTCATCCTGATCGATTGCCCGCCCTCGCTCGGCCTGCTCACGCTGAACGCTCTCGTCGCCGCGGACACCCTGCTCATTCCGGTGCAGTGCGAGTACCTTGCTCTCGAAGGGCTCAGCGAGGTCATGGCCACCCTCCAGCGGGTGTCGAGCGGCCTCAACCCATCGCTCACGCTGGAAGGGGTCGTCTTGACGATGTTCGACGATAGAACGAACTTATCACGACAAGTACAGGACGAGCTGCGCCAGCACCTGGGAACGCGCGTGCTCAAGACGGTCATCCCTCGAAACATTCGGTTGGGAGAGGCGCCCAGCTTCGGCAAGCCGATCATCACGTACGACATCCGTTCGAAGGGGGCCGAGGCGTACCTCAGCCTGGCCCGGGAGATCATCGAGAAATGATGAAGCGCAAAGCCCTCGGAAAAGGACTTGGATCCCTCATCCCCGAGATCCCCGCGGCCGTCGCACCGGAGGTGCTCCGATATCTCGATCCCGAGTCGATGACGCCCAACCGATTCCAGCCGCGCGAGACCTTCGACGAAGCCGATCTTCGATCGCTTACCGAGTCGATTCGGCGCGACGGGCTCCTCCAGCCGGTTGTCGCGAGACCGGCGGCCGGAGGCGGGTACGAGATCATCGCCGGAGAAAGACGATGGCGCGCGGCGCGCACCGCAGGGCTGAAGCGGATTCCCGTGATGATCCAGGAGATCGCCGACGACCGCGCCCTCGAGCTGGCGCTGGTCGAGAATCTGCAGCGCCGCGATCTCGACCCGCTCGAGGAGGCGAAGGCGTTCCGCGTCCTGTCGGAGAGGTTCGATCTCACCCAGGATCAGATTGCGGAGCGCGTCGGCAAGAGCCGATCCGCCGTCGCGAACACTCTTCGAATCCTCAAGCTGCCCGCGGAGGTCCAGGATCTCATCAGGTCTGGGAAACTGACTCGGGGACATGCGCGCGCGCTGCTCGCGCTCGACGACGAAGCGCAGATCCGGAGCCTCGCCGCGAGGCTCGTGGACGAGCAGATGAACGTCCGCACAGCGGAGGCGGAGACACGGACCGCGAGCGGACGCAAGCGCCCGGCACGGGAGCGACCGTCGCAGGACCCGAACGTCCGGGCTGCGGAGGAGAGGCTCCAGAGCCGCCTCGGCACGAAGGTCACCATCGACGTCGGCGCCGGCGGCCGAGGGAAGATCGAGATTCAGTTCGCCAGCGATGAGGAGCTGTCCCGGCTGTTCGATGGCCTGATGACAGCTCGGTTCTGACAATAAATATTCTTCCTCATGGGAGAACAATAACTCGAGTGGCCCGCACCACCGTCACCCCGGAAACGACATAGGAGACCACAGCTATGAAGTTCGGTAGCTCATCCGAAGCGCACCCCCGGACCGGAGACATGACGGGTTTCATCGGTGAAGGGGTCGAGATGGTGGGGGAGATTCAGTTCAAGGACACCTTCCGTATCGACGGCCATGTCCGCGCGCGGATCAGCAGCGAGGGGGAGCTGGTGGTCGGCCCTACGGGCGACGTCGAAGGGGAGATCACCGTCGCCAGCGCGGCAATCAGCGGCCGCATCCGGGGGACGATCCGCGTCAAGGAGCGTCTGGAGGTCCACGGAGGCGGGCGCGTGGAAGGGGAAGTGCTCCTCGGGCGACCCGGCCTCGTGGTCCACGACGGCGGGGTCGTCGAGGCGAGGGTGCAGATGGGGACGATCAAGGACGGGGAGACGGCCCCCGAAGGCGCCGAGAACCAGAAGAGGCAGGCCGCTCGCGCCGTTTGACCCTCAAAGACCCCTGTGTTAGCCTCCGCCGCTCCTCGGCGAGAGGAGACCACTCCAACACGACCTGAATCTGTCCGTCCGCGCGCGCTGACGACCGCACGATCGCGTCGCCGACGTCCCCGTTGCGCGTGGATCGTATCGGCGGAAGAGCTTCGGTCGAGAGGATCGGGGGAACGGGTTGCCCAGCCACGTCGCACGCCGGTACGCTCAGGCCCTGCTCGAGGCGCTCAAGACGCCCGAGGCGCTCGAGCACGCCGAGAGGGACCTCGCCGCGATGGGGGTCCTATTCGTGAAGCTCCCCGCGCTCGCCCGCGTCCTGGGCAACCCCGGCGTCGGCGTGGATCGCAAGAAGGGTCTCCTCGACGGCGCGCTTTCGGGGCTCGATTGCCTGACGGAGAGCCGACGCGTCGCATGGCTCCTCGTCGAGGCGCGGGCGATCGGCGAGCTGCCGGAAGTGGTCGCGGGCTTCAAGCAGCTCAAGGACCGGAAGCTGGGGATGACGCCCGCCAGCGTCACGACCCCGAGTCCCATCCCGGAGGCGGATCGCGGGCCCTGGGAACAGGCGCTCGCCCGCGCCGCCGGCACGCGCGTGCGCATCGACTTCAGAACGGACACCTCTCTCATCGGAGGGGCGGTCGCGACGGTGGGCTCCGTCTCCTACGACGGCAGCGTCCGCGGCTCGCTCGAGAGGATTCGGCAGACCCTCCACGGAGAATGACGCATGGCGCAGATCAAGGCTGACGAGATCGTCGAGTCCCTCAGGCGGCAGATCGAAGGGCTCGAGCGCGAGATCGACGTGCAGGAAATCGGCACGGTCCTCTCCGTGGGCGACGGCATCGCGCGCATCCACGGTCTCGAGAAGGCGATGGCCGGCGAGCTCCTGCAGCTTCCGCACGGAGTCCTCGGGCTGGCGCTCAACCTCGAGGAGGACAACGTCGGCGCCGTGCTTCTCGGAGAGTCCACGAAGATTCTAGAGGGAGACAGCGTCAAGCGCACCGGCCGCATCATGGAGGTGCCCGTCGGCGAGAAGCTGGTGGGCCGCGTCGTGAACCCCCTCGGCCAGCCCCAGGACGGGAAGGGGCCCATCGAGACGAAGGACCGCGCGTCGATCGAGCGCATCGCGCCCGGAGTCGTCGACCGCACCCCCGTGAAGGAGCCGCTGCAGACCGGCCTCAAGGCGATCGACGCCATGATCCCCATCGGTCGCGGCCAGCGCGAGCTGATCATCGGCGACCGCCAGACCGGCAAGACGGCCATCGCCATCGACGCCATCATCAACCAGCGGGACACGGGCGTCATCTGCATCTACGTGGCCATCGGCCAGAAGAAATCGACCGTCGCGCAGGTGGTCAAGACGCTCGAGGACTACGACGCGATGAAGCACACCATCGTCGTCATCGCCTCGGCCAGTGACCCGGCGCCGCTCCAGTATCTGGCCCCGTACGCCGGCTGCGCGATGGGGGAGTACTTCCGCGATCGCGGCGGCCACGCCCTCTGCATCTACGACGACCTTTCCAAGCACGCCGCGGCGTACCGCGAGATATCGCTCCTCCTCAGGAGGCCCCCCGGCCGCGAGGCGTTCCCGGGAGACGTCTTCTACCTCCACTCGCGCCTCCTCGAGCGCGCGGCAAAGCTCGACGCGAAGCTCGGCGGCGGAAGCCTCACGGCGCTTCCCATCATCGAGACGCAGGCGGGGGACATCTCGACGTACATCCCCACGAACGTCATCTCGATCACCGACGGGCAGATCTACCTCGAGAGCGACCTCTTCTTTTCCGGCGTGCGCCCCGCGGTGAACGTGGGCCTCTCGGTCAGCCGCGTCGGCGGGAGCGCGCAGATCAAGGCGATGAAGTCGATCGCCGGCACGCTCCGCCTCGACCTCGCGCAGTACCGCGAGATGGCGGCCTTCGCCCAGTTCGGCTCCGACCTCGACAAGGCGACGCAGGCGATGCTCGCGCGCGGCGAGCGGCTGGTCGAGATCCTGAAGCAGGGACAGTACGCCCCCGTTCCCGTCGAGAAGCAGATCTGCATCATCTTCGCCGCGACGAACAAGTACCTCGACGACCTGCCGGTGTCGAAGGCGCGCGCGTTCGAGGCGGGTTTCTACCGGTACCTCGACGGCCAGCACGCCGGCCTCCTCAAGGACATCCGCGAGAGAAAGACCCTCGACGACGCGATCAAGGCGAAGCTCCACGAGGCGCTCAAGGCCTTCAAAGAAGAGTTCGCGGCGGTCGCGGCCTAGGCCCGACCCGGGCCGAGCCAGGGAAGCTCCAGACGATGCCGAACCAGAGAGACATCCGGCGCCGCATCCGAAGCGTGCAGAGCACGCAGAAGGTGACGCGCGCCATGAAGCTCGAGGCCGCGGCTCGCCTCAGGAAGGCGCAGGAGCGGATGATGTCCGCGCGGCCGTACGCGACGCGGATGCTGCAGGTGCTGAACTCCCTCGCCACGCGCGCGAATCCCGAGGACCACCCGCTTCTCGAGACGCGGGGCACCGCGAGGATCGAGGCCGTGGTCATCACCGCCGATCGGGGCCTGTGCGGCGCCTTCAACACGAACATCATCAAGCGGGCGCAGCAGTTCCTGAGGGAACAGGAGGGGAAGGTCCTCACGCTCCACGTCGTGGGCCGCAAGGGGCGCGACTTCTTCCGCCGGCGCAACGCCCGCATCGTGCGCGAGCACCTCAACGTCTCGCGCAAGGTCGAGTACGCGCACGCGCAGCGTATCGGCGGAGATCTCGTCGAGCGGTACATCTCGAAGGAGCTCGACGCGGTGTACCTCATCTACAACGAGTTCAAGTCCGTCGTGCAGCAGCGCCTGATCGTCGAGCAGCTCCTCCCGATCCGCAAGCTCGAGACCGACGAGCCGCTGGCCACCCAGGACTACATCTACGAGCCGTCGTCGAGGGAGCTCCTCGACCGGCTGCTCCCCAAGCACGTCGAATACCAGGTGATGCGAGCGCTCCTCGAGTCGGCGGCGGCGGAGTACGGCGCACGGATGTCGGCGATGGACGCCGCGACGAAGAACGCCGGCGACATGATTCACAGCCTCACGCTCACGATGAACCGCGTGCGGCAGGCGTCGATCACGCGCGAGATCATCGAGGTGGTCAGCGGCGCGTCGTCGCTCAAGAACTAGTCAATCCAGGGACAGGAGAGAACATGGGTGCGGCAGGACGCGTCGTTCAGATCATCGGCCCCGTCATCGACATCGAGTTCCCCGGCGGCCACCTGCCGCAGATCCTCAACGCGGTCCGCATCGTCAGCGCGAAAGGGGAGAGCTCCGTCGACGTCGACGTGACCGCCGAGGTCCAGCAGCACCTCGGCGAAGGGCGCGTCCGCACCGTCGCCATGGAGCCGACCGACGGCATGATGCGCGGGATGAAGGCCGAGGACACGGGCGGCCCGATCACGATCCCCGTCGGCCCCGCCGCGCTCGGCCGCGTGATGAACGTCCTCGGGAAGCCCGTCGACAAGATGGGCCCCATCGAGAGCGAGCACCGCCTCCCCATCCACCGCGAGCCGCCCGCCTTCGAGGAGCAGAACACCAAGATCGAGATGTTCGAGACGGGCCTCAAGGTCATCGATCTCCTCCAGCCCTTCATGAAGGGGGGGAAGATCGGGCTGTTCGGCGGCGCCGGTGTCGGCAAAACGGTTCTCATCATGGAGCTGATCCACAACGTCGCGAAGAAGCACCACGGCGTCAGCGTCTTCGCGGGGGTCGGCGAGCGCACGCGCGAGGGGAACGACCTGTGGCTCGACTTCAAGGAGTCGGGGGTCATCAAGAACGCCGCGCTCATCTACGGCCAGATGACCGAGCCTCCCGGAGCGAGGCTGAGGGTCGGCCTGACGGGGCTCACCGTCGCCGAGTACTTCCGCGACTTCGAGAACCGCGACGTGCTCCTCTTCATCGACAACATCTTCCGGTTCACGCAGGCAGGCTCCGAGGTGTCGGCGCTCCTCGGGCGCATGCCCTCCGCCGTCGGCTACCAGCCGACGCTCGCGAGCGAGATGGGGGAGCTCCAGGAGCGCATCACCTCCACGCTGAAGGGATCGATCACGTCGGTGCAGGCCATCTACGTCCCCGCCGACGACTACACCGACCCCGCGCCGGCGACGACCTTCGCCCACCTCGACGCC is a window of Acidobacteriota bacterium DNA encoding:
- a CDS encoding ParA family protein translates to MSRTIAIANQKGGVGKTTTAINLGAALAVAERRVLVVDADPQSNTTRGLGVGPDPDRPSTYDTLMDGDTPIQGILHTEIPRLDLLPAERDLLGAEIELVPATDREQRLRRALNGVKENYDFILIDCPPSLGLLTLNALVAADTLLIPVQCEYLALEGLSEVMATLQRVSSGLNPSLTLEGVVLTMFDDRTNLSRQVQDELRQHLGTRVLKTVIPRNIRLGEAPSFGKPIITYDIRSKGAEAYLSLAREIIEK
- a CDS encoding ParB/RepB/Spo0J family partition protein; translated protein: MMKRKALGKGLGSLIPEIPAAVAPEVLRYLDPESMTPNRFQPRETFDEADLRSLTESIRRDGLLQPVVARPAAGGGYEIIAGERRWRAARTAGLKRIPVMIQEIADDRALELALVENLQRRDLDPLEEAKAFRVLSERFDLTQDQIAERVGKSRSAVANTLRILKLPAEVQDLIRSGKLTRGHARALLALDDEAQIRSLAARLVDEQMNVRTAEAETRTASGRKRPARERPSQDPNVRAAEERLQSRLGTKVTIDVGAGGRGKIEIQFASDEELSRLFDGLMTARF
- a CDS encoding polymer-forming cytoskeletal protein, with product MTGFIGEGVEMVGEIQFKDTFRIDGHVRARISSEGELVVGPTGDVEGEITVASAAISGRIRGTIRVKERLEVHGGGRVEGEVLLGRPGLVVHDGGVVEARVQMGTIKDGETAPEGAENQKRQAARAV
- the atpH gene encoding ATP synthase F1 subunit delta, whose translation is MPSHVARRYAQALLEALKTPEALEHAERDLAAMGVLFVKLPALARVLGNPGVGVDRKKGLLDGALSGLDCLTESRRVAWLLVEARAIGELPEVVAGFKQLKDRKLGMTPASVTTPSPIPEADRGPWEQALARAAGTRVRIDFRTDTSLIGGAVATVGSVSYDGSVRGSLERIRQTLHGE
- a CDS encoding F0F1 ATP synthase subunit alpha is translated as MAQIKADEIVESLRRQIEGLEREIDVQEIGTVLSVGDGIARIHGLEKAMAGELLQLPHGVLGLALNLEEDNVGAVLLGESTKILEGDSVKRTGRIMEVPVGEKLVGRVVNPLGQPQDGKGPIETKDRASIERIAPGVVDRTPVKEPLQTGLKAIDAMIPIGRGQRELIIGDRQTGKTAIAIDAIINQRDTGVICIYVAIGQKKSTVAQVVKTLEDYDAMKHTIVVIASASDPAPLQYLAPYAGCAMGEYFRDRGGHALCIYDDLSKHAAAYREISLLLRRPPGREAFPGDVFYLHSRLLERAAKLDAKLGGGSLTALPIIETQAGDISTYIPTNVISITDGQIYLESDLFFSGVRPAVNVGLSVSRVGGSAQIKAMKSIAGTLRLDLAQYREMAAFAQFGSDLDKATQAMLARGERLVEILKQGQYAPVPVEKQICIIFAATNKYLDDLPVSKARAFEAGFYRYLDGQHAGLLKDIRERKTLDDAIKAKLHEALKAFKEEFAAVAA
- the atpG gene encoding ATP synthase F1 subunit gamma; translation: MPNQRDIRRRIRSVQSTQKVTRAMKLEAAARLRKAQERMMSARPYATRMLQVLNSLATRANPEDHPLLETRGTARIEAVVITADRGLCGAFNTNIIKRAQQFLREQEGKVLTLHVVGRKGRDFFRRRNARIVREHLNVSRKVEYAHAQRIGGDLVERYISKELDAVYLIYNEFKSVVQQRLIVEQLLPIRKLETDEPLATQDYIYEPSSRELLDRLLPKHVEYQVMRALLESAAAEYGARMSAMDAATKNAGDMIHSLTLTMNRVRQASITREIIEVVSGASSLKN
- the atpD gene encoding F0F1 ATP synthase subunit beta, with the protein product MGAAGRVVQIIGPVIDIEFPGGHLPQILNAVRIVSAKGESSVDVDVTAEVQQHLGEGRVRTVAMEPTDGMMRGMKAEDTGGPITIPVGPAALGRVMNVLGKPVDKMGPIESEHRLPIHREPPAFEEQNTKIEMFETGLKVIDLLQPFMKGGKIGLFGGAGVGKTVLIMELIHNVAKKHHGVSVFAGVGERTREGNDLWLDFKESGVIKNAALIYGQMTEPPGARLRVGLTGLTVAEYFRDFENRDVLLFIDNIFRFTQAGSEVSALLGRMPSAVGYQPTLASEMGELQERITSTLKGSITSVQAIYVPADDYTDPAPATTFAHLDANTNLSRQISELGIYPAVDPLASTSRIMDPRILGEEHYNTARDVQQVLQRYKDLQDIIAILGMDELSEDDKVIVNRARKIQRFLSQPCFVAEQFTGVPGKYVELKDTIRAFREVVDGKHDDIPEQAFYMVGGIEDVLARAEEMKKAA